In Mytilus edulis chromosome 7, xbMytEdul2.2, whole genome shotgun sequence, a single genomic region encodes these proteins:
- the LOC139482663 gene encoding mucolipin-1-like gives MATPAADMSDNGDVPKTRARVGFEMKTADQNIEDHLQHNSATKGRGEAELLKKLDNHFKDPYTRICRDRGIGRIPEKLILLPLVWFFCTYQLVLFGTDRAQFADFLERNNVAMKHLLLKDWSPDYETMPYPPSTGIYAIYTIDNLLEHINYTVTNVYNIPTTSVGSFFIRRTNGTGGKEKPVTVCLNYFKTGIYNEAEEKIATIDTTRKTDCRDIDKQSPPGYGFQPSIADLMRSTDGKLVRLLSVNIEFKLSSIHLNAETGKAVQCFGIHGTVFFDNRKIDGQITVKLKTNVEEVKCNSDSARNAKTQDIVISALALLFCLLHGLFCLQGWITSAILFKKTRDYYNDLTGKRLSTRACWEIFKLNDLILFFSHCVTIVGSVIKISIDHGLQTNYIISMYDATGILLGIGCLFTWISVLHYLAYDHVFGLLFSVMERSAFVVIKYLTCVSILFGGFVLCAWAVLGPYHIKFASFTSTFQSLLALVNGDEVYVTFTAVDSDKEIIRFFNGFFLVAFLALFTLITLNIFIAIFNTAYEHQHDNEYKKEHRSDLLKFLGRMESKTFDTPTCASCVRSSCPSLLGCTSFCDEDRYNRKSYQFNT, from the exons ATGGCAACACCCGCAGCAGACATGTCTGACAATGGAGACGTGCCAAAAACTCGTGCACGTGTTGGTTTTGAAATGAAGACTGCGGACCAAAACATTGAag ATCATTTGCAGCACAATTCTGCTACAAAAGGGAGAGGTGAGGCAGAACTTCTTAAAAAACttgataatcatttcaaagaTCCATACACACGGATATGTAGAGATCGTGGTATTGGTAGGATACCAGAAAAACTCATTCTTCTGCCTTTAGTATGGTTTTTCTGCACATATCAG TTAGTACTTTTTGGAACTGATCGGGCACAGTTTGCTGACTTTTTGGAGCGAAATAATGTAGCAATGAAACATTTGTTGTTGAAAGACTGGTCACCAGATTATGAAACTATGCCCTATCCTCCATCGACTGGTATCTATGCAATTTACACAATAGATAATCTGCTAGAGCATATCAACTATACTGTTACAAAC GTTTACAACATACCCACAACATCAGTCGGGTCTTTCTTTATACGACGGACAAACGGAACAGGTGGGAAGGAAAAACCAGTAACAGTGTGTCTCAATTACTTCAAAACAGGAATATATAATGAAGCCGAAGAAAAAATAGCGACAATTGATACAACTCGTAAAACAG ACTGTAGAGACATTGATAAACAAAGTCCACCAGGGTATGGATTTCAACCAAGCATAGCAGACCTGATGCGAAGCACTGATGGAAAACTAGTGAG attGTTGTCGGTTAACATTGAGTTCAAACTAAGTTCAATCCATTTGAATGCTGAAACTGGGAAAGCTGTACAGTGTTTTGGTATTCACGGAACT GTTTTCTTTGACAATCGAAAAATAGATGGACAAATAACAGTTAAGCTCAAAACAAATGTTGAAGAAGTGAAATGCAATTCAGACAGTGCGAGAAACG CAAAAACACAAGACATTGTGATTTCTGCACTTGCATTGTTGTTCTGTTTACTGCACGGGCTGTTTTGTTTGCAAGGTTGGATTACTTCTGCCATACTGTTCAAG AAAACAAGAGACTACTATAACGATTTGACAGGAAAGAGATTATCAACAAGGGCATGTTGGGAAATATTTAAACTAAACGATTTAATTCTGTTCTTTTCGCATTGTGTTACAATAGTTGGATCGGTGATAAAAATAAGCATTGATCATGGG CTACAGACAAACTATATCATATCAATGTATGACGCAACTGGTATCCTCTTAGGCATTGGCTGTCTGTTTACTTGGATCAGTGTATTGCATTATTTAGCGTATGATCATGTATTCGGC CTTTTATTTTCTGTGATGGAGAGATCCGCTTTTGTTGTTATCAAGTATCTGACTTGTGTTTCCATATTATTTGGTGGGTTTGTATTATGTGCATGGGCTGTACTTGGACCATATCATATAAAG TTTGCCTCTTTCACATCAACCTTCCAGTCTTTGCTTGCTCTAGTAAACGGGGATGAAGTTTATGTCACATTCACTGCTGTTGACTCAGACAAAGAAATTATTCGTTTTTTCAATGGATTCTTTCTTGTTGCCTTTTTGGCTTTATTCACTCTGATCACTCTAAACATATTTATAGCAATATTCAACACAGCATATGAACATCAACATGACAAT gaatataaaaaagaacatagaAGTGACCTTCTGAAATTTTTAGGAAGAATGGAATCGAAAACTTTTGATACTCCAACATGCGCGTCATGTGTAAGGAGTTCTTGTCCATCATTGTTGGGGTGTACCTC attttgcGATGAAGACCGATATAATCGAAAATCCTACCAGTTTAATACGTGA